One stretch of Zootoca vivipara chromosome 8, rZooViv1.1, whole genome shotgun sequence DNA includes these proteins:
- the ANKRD29 gene encoding ankyrin repeat domain-containing protein 29: protein MNRFGDLTMSFKKETPLANAAFWAARKGNLALLQLLLNSGRVDVDCKDSLGSTTLMVASFYGHKECVRELVLQGADINLQRESGATALFFAAQQGHNDIVKFLFEYGASTEFKTKDGGTALLAACQYGHMRVVETLLKHGANVHDQLYDGATSLFLAAQGGYLDLIRLLLSSGAKVNQPRQDGTAPLWIASQMGHSEVVRVMLLRGAERDATRSDGTTALLKAANKGYSDVIEELLKFSPTLGLLKNGTSALHAAVLGGSAKAVALLIEAGADPFLRNKKNELPSDLTKNECILRLLQTREKHRKS, encoded by the exons ATGAACCGCTTTGGGGATCTCACCATGTCCTTCAAG AAGGAGACACCACTTGCAAATGCTGCGTTTTGGGCTGCAAGGAAAGGAAACTTGGCACTTCTCCAGCTGCTCTTGAACAGCGGGCGTGTGGATGTGGACTGCAAAGACAGT CTTGGTTCAACAACTCTTATGGTAGCCTCATTCTATGGTCACAAAGAATGCGTGCGAGAATTGGTGCTGCAAGGAGCTGATATCAACCTTCAGAGAGAG TCTGGTGCCACTGCCCTGTTCTTTGCTGCACAACAAGGTCACAACGATATCGTGAAGTTTCTCTTTGAGTATGGAGCCTCCACAGAATTTAAAACCAAA GATGGAGGCACTGCTCTGTTAGCTGCGTGTCAGTACGGGCACATGAGAGTGGTGGAAACGTTGCTGAAGCACGGTGCCAACGTTCACGATCAGCTTTAT gACGGAGCTACTTCCCTTTTCCTGGCTGCCCAAGGTGGTTACCTGGATTTAATTCGGCTATTGCTGTCTTCTGGAGCAAAGGTCAACCAGCCAAGGCAG GATGGGACAGCTCCATTGTGGATAGCCTCTCAGATGGGTCATAGTGAGGTAGTGCGAGTGATGCTGCTCCGAGGAGCAGAACGAGATGCTACAAGGAGT GATGGCACAACTGCTTTACTTAAAGCTGCGAACAAAGGATATAGTGATGTTATAGAGGAATTGCTTAAATTCTCTCCTACACTTGGTTTATTGAAG AATGGAACATCAGCTCTCCATGCAGCTGTTCTTGGGGGCAGCGCTAAAGCAGTAGCACTACTCATAGAAGCGGGAGCAGATCCGTTCCTTAGGAACAAG AAAAATGAACTGCCTTCAGATCTAACAAAAAACGAGTGCATCCTACGGCTCCTGCAGACTAGAGAAAAGCACCGAAAGAGCTAA